In the genome of Metabacillus litoralis, the window GGTGGTTAAAAGTAGGGAAATCCTTTACGCTATATAGTTTTTTTAGTGTAGCTGCAACAACATTTTTTTTAGAGCTTGTGCCCTTATATTCTTTTTCAGAGGATATATTATTAAATGCTGTTTTTGGTGGTGTTATTATGGCCATTGGAGTTGGGATTACGTTGAAATACGGTGCCTCAACAGGTGGATTAGATATTATTGCGATGGTACTATCCCGAATGAAGGACAAGCCTGTTGGAACCTATTTTTTTCTGTTTAATAGCATCATCATCCTTGCGGCTGGATTACTTTTTGGTTGGGAAAAAGCATTATACACATTAGTTTCACTCTATGTTTCCACGCGCGTTATTGATGCTATTCATACAAGACATGAGAAATTAACAGCTATGGTCATTACGAAAAAAGCGGATGTATTAAAAAAAGCGATACATTCAAAGCTAGTTCGGGGAATAACAATGATTCCTGCTAAAGGTGCGTTTACGAATGAAACGAAGGATATGTTACTTATTGTTATCACAAGATATGAGTTATATGACCTCGAAAAAATTATTAAAGAAGAAGATCCACAAGCATTTACAAACATTGTTCAAACGGCAGGTATCTTTGGCTTTTTTAGAAAGGAGTAATGAAATGAGGATAGGATTTTTCCTTTTGGTGATCTTCTTCTTAACGGGTTGTTCTTTAGAAGATAGAAGTGAAGCAGAAAGCATTGTGCCTGAAACAGAGGTAAAAGAAGTGAAGAATGGAGAACTGGATTTGAATGTCTCCATATATCAAGAGAAACAAGCAATAAAACTTATTATTACGCTAGTAAACAATACCAATGAAATGAAGAAAATTGAATTTCCTACAAGTCAAAAATATGAAATCGTTTTGACAAATAAAAAGGGGGAAGAAGTATATCGTTATTCAAAAGGTAAAATGTTTACACAAGCAATTGAAACGGCCTTAATTAAATCAGGTGAAAGGATGGAGTGGGAAGAAATATGGGAATACTCGTCACTCTCACCAGGAGAATATAAGGCAGAAATCACCATTTTAGCTCCGCATACAGTAGAGTTAAAAAAAGAAGTGAGTTTTCAAATTAGTAAAGAAGAAAGCGAACCAAAATAGGTTCGCTTTGCTTTGTTACATGCTAGTAAGTGTTTGTTGTAACTCTCGAAGTTGAGCTCGTTCAGCATCTGTACAGTTTGCAAAGGCAGAAGATAAGGCATTTTTTGCCTTCATAACTGCTTCCTGTTGATCTCCCTGCTCAGAACCCGAGGATATAGAGTTTGCATAGGCAACTGCTTCACGAGCTTGCTGAAATAATGGATTTGTCACTTATATCCCTCCAAGTGGAGTATCATCTGATTTACTTTTATATGCTTCTGATTCAGATAGTGTTGAGTGGTAAGGGAACCTCTCATCGTGCTTAGTAACGATATCTTTGCCTTGTTGAACAAAACGTTTTGATTTGTTACGTTTACCCATTGAAAAAGCCCCCCTTTATAATGATGACGCTCTCGTTCGGTGCGTCATCATTATTGTGTGCGAAAAAGTTGATTATATTAATGGCAATTACTATCTAGATTACATAAGACTGTTGTTACAAAATGCATAAAAAATACCTGTTTAAAGGATTATAAGCCAAGTGTGTTCTTTAAATAATGGGCAACTCCGTCTTCTTCATTCGTTTTGGTTTCCTTGTTGGCAACATCTTTAAGCCTTGTGATGGCATTTCCCATAGCTACACCTTGTCCTGCGTATGTAAGCATTTCTAAATCATTATCTTCATCTCCGAAAGCAATAATGCGTTCAGAGGGGATATTATAATAAGAAGAAATTCTTTCCAAACCAATTGCCTTATTCATTCCTGCTCGAATAATTTCAATAACATGCCACGGTGCTGCCCATCGGCGATGATCAACAACCTCAGCATGAACATCTGATAAGTAATTTCTAATTTTTTCAACATCTTCTTCAGCTGCATGAATAAGAATACTCGTGACATCATTCCCTAAATTTTGACGTAAATCACCGATTTTAATATCTGGATTTCCCATGCTAAAAACATCGATCATTTTTTCATCATGATAATGAAAATACACATCATCTATAATTTCAGCTAAAACATTATGTAAGTGATGCTCTTCAGCAACATCAATGATTTCCTTTACAACTTTGAGATCTAAAGTTGTATGATAGGTTCCCCAGCTATCGTCCTTTGGATGATGAACATATGCACCGTTAAAATTGACTATTGGTGTATCGAGATCTAATTCTTCGTAATATATGGAGCTTGATCGAAATGGTCTACCTGTTGCGATGCAGACAATATGGCCTGCTGCTTTTGCTTTGTTTATTATTTCCTTAGAGTAAGGTGATATTGTTTTATCGTCTTTTAAAAGAGTCCCATCTAAGTCTAAAGCAATTAAAAAAGGTTTCGTTTCCATACAGTCTCCTTTATCATATATGTTTTTTAGGTGATCACCGGTTTATGTAGGCACAATTGCTACTTTATAGGGTACACCTATTTAATAACAGTGTATCTTTTTTCCAACTTTAATGTCTACATGTTACACTAACAAAGTGGGAAAATTACTCAGGAGGCGCATAATCATTGATTATTGTTGAAAAATTACATATAGAAAACATTCCAGCACTTCACATCGTAAAGCAATCCTTACAGGGCACAAAAACACCTTTCGTAATTTTTGTGCATGGTTTTACAAGTGCCAAAGAAAACAACCTCCACTATGCTTACTATTTAGCTGAAAAAGGCATGAGAGTTATCTTACCTGAGGCTTTATACCATGGAGAGAGAAGCGAGAATTATGACACAAAAGAATTAAGCTTGAATTTTTGGAAGATTGTATTGAATGAAATAAAAGAAGTGAACATGATAAAAGAATACTTTGAACAAAAGCAGCTAATTGATTCAGAGCGTATTGGACTTGCAGGTACCTCTATGGGGGGAATTACAACCTTAGGGGCTCTCACTCAATATGAATGGATAAAAGCAGCGGTTAGTCTAATGGGAAGCCCATGTTATACAGCCCTTCTAAAAGGGCAGCTGTATTCTTTACAACAAAGCGGAGTAGAGGTTCCACTGTCAAATGAGGAAATAGAGGAACAACTAACACACTTACAGCCATTTGACTTGAGCCTACAAAAAGAAAAGCTTCAAAATCGACCACTGCTCTTTTGGCATGGTGAACGAGATAATGTTGTTCCATTTGCACCAACCTATCAATTTTACAAAGAAATCATACCAATGTATGAAAAAGAACCAGAAAAGCTAAGGTTTATTGCTGACCCATTAGCTGACCACAAAGTATCCCGAGAAGGTACATTAGCATTAGTTGAATGGTTTGAGAGGTATTTATAGGTGAATATGAAAAGGTAGTTGCTTTTTAAAAGTAGGTTTATCTTTATAGTGGAGCGAAATGGAACGAACAAATTTGAAAGTGCCAATATTCGATTACTTCCTACAATATAAATTTTACTTACACAGAAAGAAAGCAGAATCCTTTCTTTCTACTTTAGCTTTTACTATACTCTAAGTACCACGATCTTAAAAGGAGTGCTAACCGAGATGGATGAATCACTAAAAGAAAATATTTATGGCGCGTTAGAAACAGTTGTCGATCCAGAGCTAGGTGTTGATATTGTCAACCTTGGACTTGTTTATGACATTGAAATGGATGAAGAGGGGAAAACAATCGTAACAATGACACTTACCTCAATGGGCTGCCCATTAGCAGGAACGATTGTTGAACAAATCAAAATTGCACTTGATGATATCCCAGAAGTTAAGAGCACAGAAGTAAATATTGTTTGGAATCCACCATGGACAAAAGATAAAATGTCCAGAATTGCTAAAATTGCTCTAGGAATTCAATAAACATAAGAAAACATCAATTTACTCATATGAGTTAGATTGATGTTTTTTTATACACTTTTTTCGTTTCGTTTATGCATATTGATGTATATATATAAATGATGTCATTTCCAACATAAACTGACACAATCTCAATATGCATAAGAATTAGTTTTAAAATTTAAAAAAATATTATTTATACACTTGATTTTATTTTTATACAAACTTATAATTGAGAAATAATTTAGAAAACGAACTTACTAGAGGGTGTGATTTGGTGAAAGTCGGAATTATCGGGGCCACAGGATACGGTGGAGTCGAATTATATCGTATATTATCCAATCATCCACATGTAGAAGAATGTATCCTTTATTCATCTTCAGAAATGGATGTTCCATACAGTAACACATTTCCACATCTACATGATTTGAGCGATCACATATTAAATAATATTGATGTGGAAGACATCAAAAAGAATATACATGTATTATTTTTAGCAACACCTCCTGGGGTTTCAAGGAATTTATCTCCACAATTTCTTGACTCAGATGTAAAGATTATTGATTTGTCCGGTGATTTGAGGTTAAAGGACCGTAATGAGTATGAACATTGGTATAAAAGACCTTGTGTAGAAGATGAGGTACTTGAAAAGACAGTTTACGGCTTATCTGAATTAAATAAAGAAGAAATTAAGAAGGCAACACTGCTTGCAAATCCAGGATGTTTTCCAACAGCTACGATATTGGGCTTAGCACCAGTTGTAAAGAACAGGATTATTCATGAACAATCGATTATTGTGGACGCGAAAACAGGAGTTTCTGGAGCGGGTCGAAATATCTCACAAGCTACTCATTTTTCTGAAACAAATGAAAATATAAAAATTTATAAAGTTCATGAACATCAACATATACCTGAGGTGGAGCAAGCGCTTTTTGCATTAAACGATGGGATAACGGCTATCTCATTTAATACACACCTCATTCCAATGACAAGAGGAATTATGGCGACAATTTATGCTAGTTTACAAGAGTCGTATACAACAGAAAGTTTATTAGATTTATATAAAGACTTTTATGCTGCATCACCATTTGTGCGTGTTCGTAAACAAGGTGAGTTTCCTTCAACAAAGGAGGTTTATGGCTCGAATTTTTGTGACATCGGCCTAAAAGTAGATGAACGAACAGGAAGAGTAACGATTGTTGCGGTAATTGACAACTTAATGAAGGGTGCAGCAGGTCAGGCGGTACAAAACTTCAACCTAATGAACGGCTATGAAGAAGCAACGGGCTTGTATTTTGCACCTATATATCCATAAGACTATTTGTAAGTGATGAAGAAAATTTGTTCATCATGACAACCGGGGAGGAAATAAACGTGCTACAAGCAAAAGAAACATCTAGCATTAAAAAAATTGAAAACGGGTCAATCGTTTCAGCAAAGGGTTTCTCAGCTGACGGTGTTCACGTCGGGTTACGTTATTCGAAAAATGATTTAGGTGTTATTTATAGTGAGGTACCGGCGAGCTGCGCGGCTGTATACACTCAAAGTCATTTCCAAGCTGCACCGTTAAAGGTAACACAAGAAAGTGTAGCAAAAGAAAACTTATTACAAGCGATTATTGTTAATAGCGCAAACGCTAATGCATGTACTGGTGAACAAGGGTTAAAAGATGCATATGAAATGAGAGAGCGCTGTGCAAGCCTGTTTACTATTCAACCTCATTATGTTGCAGTTGCTTCAACAGGTGTTATTGGTGAATTTTTGAAGATGGATAAAATTCGTGCCGGTATTCAGGAGTTAAATCCTCAATGTAACCAAGAAGCATCAGAGGCATTTCAAACAGCGATCTTAACAACAGATTTGGTTATGAAAAACTCTTGCTACGAAGTAGAAATTGATGGGAAAACAGTAACAATTGGGGGAGCCGCTAAAGGATCAGGGATGATTCATCCAAATATGGCAACAATGCTTTCATTCGTTACAACTGATGCGAATATTGATTCTTCAACTCTTCAAGCGCTTTTAAGCGAAGTAACTGATAAAACATATAATCAAATTACTGTTGATGGTGATACATCAACAAACGATATGGTATTAGTTATGGCAAATGGCAAGGCAGAAAATAATGCGCTAAATCCAAATCATCCACAGTGGGATGACTTTAAAGCAGCATTTCAATTAGTAAGTGAAGAGCTGGCAAAGCAGATCGCTAAAGATGGTGAAGGAGCAACAAAGCTGATTGAAGTGGAAGTAACGGGTGCTAAGACGAAGCAAGAAGCAAATGTTGTTGCAAAAAAAATCGTTGGTTCAAGCTTAGTTAAAACAGCGGTTTACGGGGCTGATGCGAACTGGGGAAGAATTATTTGTGCAGTTGGATATAGTGAGGCACAAGTGGAACCGGAAAAGATTGATATTTTCCTAGGAGATTTATGCTTGTTCACGAACAATAGTCCACAATCGTTTTCCGAAGAGGCTGCTTCAAGTTACTTAAAACAAGATTCAGTGAAAATAACAGTTAACCTGGGAGTTGGAGCTGAAGCCGGTAAAGCCTGGGGCTGTGATTTAACATATGATTACGTGAAAATTAACGCAAGCTATAGAACATAAGGGAGATCGTTATGTCAAAAACAGTCGTATTAAAATGTGGTGGTAGTACCGTTCATCAATTATCAGAAACATTCTTTCAAAGTTTAAAAGATTTGGTTTCATCAAACTGGCGGGTCATGATTGTCCATGGTGGAGGTCCAGATATTACAAAGATGCTAAAGGCTCTGGAAATAGAAACTGAGTTCTATAACGGACAACGAAAAACAACAGAGGATGTATTAGAAATTGCTGAAATGGTGCTAGCTGGTAAAATTAATAAACATCTGACAAATCTTCTTCAGCAAAAAGGGTTCAACTCGATCGGAGTATCAGGTACTGATGGTGGACTTTTACAAGCGGAATATTTGGATAAAGAGAATCTGGGATTGGTAGGAAAAGTAACCTCAGTTCAGACGTCAGCTGTATCTTTATTAATGGATCATGGATATATACCGGTTGTTGCGCCACTGGCACGCACTGTGACAAACGAGACTCTAAATGTGAATGCCGATTTAGCTGCAGCAGCTATTGCAAATGGTGTAGGAGCTGAAAAGTTTTTATTTGTAACGGATGTACCAGGAATTATGGATCAAAACAAGCAGGTGATTGAAACCATTACACCTGAAGAAATCTCCGAACTGATCGAAAAAGAGGTCATTACAGGGGGAATGATTCCAAAGGTTGAGTCAGCTGTAGCCACTT includes:
- a CDS encoding DUF3813 domain-containing protein → MTNPLFQQAREAVAYANSISSGSEQGDQQEAVMKAKNALSSAFANCTDAERAQLRELQQTLTSM
- a CDS encoding BsuPI-related putative proteinase inhibitor encodes the protein MRIGFFLLVIFFLTGCSLEDRSEAESIVPETEVKEVKNGELDLNVSIYQEKQAIKLIITLVNNTNEMKKIEFPTSQKYEIVLTNKKGEEVYRYSKGKMFTQAIETALIKSGERMEWEEIWEYSSLSPGEYKAEITILAPHTVELKKEVSFQISKEESEPK
- a CDS encoding metal-sulfur cluster assembly factor, which produces MDESLKENIYGALETVVDPELGVDIVNLGLVYDIEMDEEGKTIVTMTLTSMGCPLAGTIVEQIKIALDDIPEVKSTEVNIVWNPPWTKDKMSRIAKIALGIQ
- a CDS encoding prolyl oligopeptidase family serine peptidase, producing MIIVEKLHIENIPALHIVKQSLQGTKTPFVIFVHGFTSAKENNLHYAYYLAEKGMRVILPEALYHGERSENYDTKELSLNFWKIVLNEIKEVNMIKEYFEQKQLIDSERIGLAGTSMGGITTLGALTQYEWIKAAVSLMGSPCYTALLKGQLYSLQQSGVEVPLSNEEIEEQLTHLQPFDLSLQKEKLQNRPLLFWHGERDNVVPFAPTYQFYKEIIPMYEKEPEKLRFIADPLADHKVSREGTLALVEWFERYL
- the argC gene encoding N-acetyl-gamma-glutamyl-phosphate reductase, translating into MKVGIIGATGYGGVELYRILSNHPHVEECILYSSSEMDVPYSNTFPHLHDLSDHILNNIDVEDIKKNIHVLFLATPPGVSRNLSPQFLDSDVKIIDLSGDLRLKDRNEYEHWYKRPCVEDEVLEKTVYGLSELNKEEIKKATLLANPGCFPTATILGLAPVVKNRIIHEQSIIVDAKTGVSGAGRNISQATHFSETNENIKIYKVHEHQHIPEVEQALFALNDGITAISFNTHLIPMTRGIMATIYASLQESYTTESLLDLYKDFYAASPFVRVRKQGEFPSTKEVYGSNFCDIGLKVDERTGRVTIVAVIDNLMKGAAGQAVQNFNLMNGYEEATGLYFAPIYP
- the argJ gene encoding bifunctional ornithine acetyltransferase/N-acetylglutamate synthase; its protein translation is MLQAKETSSIKKIENGSIVSAKGFSADGVHVGLRYSKNDLGVIYSEVPASCAAVYTQSHFQAAPLKVTQESVAKENLLQAIIVNSANANACTGEQGLKDAYEMRERCASLFTIQPHYVAVASTGVIGEFLKMDKIRAGIQELNPQCNQEASEAFQTAILTTDLVMKNSCYEVEIDGKTVTIGGAAKGSGMIHPNMATMLSFVTTDANIDSSTLQALLSEVTDKTYNQITVDGDTSTNDMVLVMANGKAENNALNPNHPQWDDFKAAFQLVSEELAKQIAKDGEGATKLIEVEVTGAKTKQEANVVAKKIVGSSLVKTAVYGADANWGRIICAVGYSEAQVEPEKIDIFLGDLCLFTNNSPQSFSEEAASSYLKQDSVKITVNLGVGAEAGKAWGCDLTYDYVKINASYRT
- a CDS encoding Cof-type HAD-IIB family hydrolase → METKPFLIALDLDGTLLKDDKTISPYSKEIINKAKAAGHIVCIATGRPFRSSSIYYEELDLDTPIVNFNGAYVHHPKDDSWGTYHTTLDLKVVKEIIDVAEEHHLHNVLAEIIDDVYFHYHDEKMIDVFSMGNPDIKIGDLRQNLGNDVTSILIHAAEEDVEKIRNYLSDVHAEVVDHRRWAAPWHVIEIIRAGMNKAIGLERISSYYNIPSERIIAFGDEDNDLEMLTYAGQGVAMGNAITRLKDVANKETKTNEEDGVAHYLKNTLGL
- a CDS encoding YitT family protein, with protein sequence MLKTETMKIIVVILGALLNAIGLNFFLIPANVYSSGFTGIAMLISRVLEDYTPFFISTGILLLLLNIPVAILGWLKVGKSFTLYSFFSVAATTFFLELVPLYSFSEDILLNAVFGGVIMAIGVGITLKYGASTGGLDIIAMVLSRMKDKPVGTYFFLFNSIIILAAGLLFGWEKALYTLVSLYVSTRVIDAIHTRHEKLTAMVITKKADVLKKAIHSKLVRGITMIPAKGAFTNETKDMLLIVITRYELYDLEKIIKEEDPQAFTNIVQTAGIFGFFRKE
- the argB gene encoding acetylglutamate kinase, with the protein product MSKTVVLKCGGSTVHQLSETFFQSLKDLVSSNWRVMIVHGGGPDITKMLKALEIETEFYNGQRKTTEDVLEIAEMVLAGKINKHLTNLLQQKGFNSIGVSGTDGGLLQAEYLDKENLGLVGKVTSVQTSAVSLLMDHGYIPVVAPLARTVTNETLNVNADLAAAAIANGVGAEKFLFVTDVPGIMDQNKQVIETITPEEISELIEKEVITGGMIPKVESAVATLSDICQEVMIVSGSEAFVESGIFKGTKIVSEGEVLKS